The following coding sequences are from one Gossypium raimondii isolate GPD5lz chromosome 4, ASM2569854v1, whole genome shotgun sequence window:
- the LOC105779212 gene encoding transcription termination factor MTEF1, chloroplastic, which produces MQLPCLHIPPPKTPPPPLYLKFRTSHRENLRYLKAIGIIHPNTNPRNLPSPQTADYLISTVNFLKSKGIHDNDFPRLTFLCPQLFSSNFSTSEIEPVFDFLTTDLNATAQESRGLIVHCPYILFSDVEYCLKPTVEYLKGLGVEKLNEPSKQKAFLLNTRVDKLKAKIKFLRSIGLRYEEAAMVCARMPAIFGYNVEYNLRPKYEFLVGEMERSLEELKEFPQYFGFSLHKRIEPRHWHLKHRNVRIKLNRMLLGGDDRFYSKWK; this is translated from the coding sequence ATGCAGCTTCCTTGTCTCCACATCCCGCCACCCAAAACCCCTCCGCCGCCGCTCTACCTCAAATTCCGCACATCTCACCGCGAAAACCTCCGCTACCTTAAAGCCATAGGCATTATCCATCCCAACACCAACCCTCGCAATCTCCCATCCCCTCAAACCGCCGACTACCTCATCTCCACCGTCAACTTCCTCAAATCCAAAGGCATCCACGATAACGATTTCCCTCGCCTTACCTTCCTTTGCCCCCAACTCTTCTCCTCCAACTTCTCCACCTCCGAAATCGAGCCGGTTTTCGATTTCTTAACCACCGATCTAAACGCCACCGCACAAGAATCCCGCGGATTGATCGTTCACTGCCCCTACATCTTATTCTCAGACGTGGAATACTGTTTGAAGCCCACGGTCGAGTACCTCAAAGGACTGGGCGTCGAGAAACTGAACGAGCCGAGCAAACAGAAGGCGTTTCTACTGAACACGAGGGTGGATAAATTAAAGGCTAAGATCAAGTTCTTGAGGAGCATAGGGTTGAGATACGAAGAAGCAGCGATGGTTTGTGCGAGGATGCCAGCGATATTTGGGTACAATGTGGAGTATAATTTGAGGCCTAAATATGAGTTCTTAGTGGGGGAAATGGAGAGGAGCTTGGAGGAATTAAAGGAGTTTCCGCAGTATTTTGGGTTTAGTTTGCATAAGAGGATTGAGCCAAGGCATTGGCATTTGAAACACAGGAATGTTAGGATTAAACTGAATAGGATGTTGTTAGGAGGTGATGATAGGTTTTATTCTAAATGGAAATGA
- the LOC105779213 gene encoding uncharacterized protein LOC105779213 yields MDTAQNPDSDHKKTDPPSSASAYLDPNYWNQRFSNEEHYEWFKDYSHFRHLMQSHIKPNSSVLELGCGNSQLCEELYKDGITDITCIDLSSVAVERMKERLLSKGYEEIKVLEADMLDLPFSNECFDVVIEKGTMDVLFVDSGDPWNPQPATISKVMAMLEGVHKVLKPNGIFISITFGQPHFRKPFFHNAKFTWSIEWSTFGDGFHYFFYILRKGLRCLDDEDSIEKIQMPSISLYHEELEGEDYIFRTNIEELNS; encoded by the exons atggatacGGCTCAAAACCCAGACTCAGATCATAAAAAAACCGACCCTCCTTCGTCGGCTTCGGCCTATCTTGATCCTAACTACTG GAACCAGCGGTTCTCTAATGAAGAACACTATGAATGGTTCAAAGATTATTCTCATTTTCGCCATCTCATGCAATCCCATATCAAACCCAATTCCTCA GTGCTGGAACTCGGTTGTGGGAACTCGCAGTTGTGTGAAGAGCTCTACAAGGATGGTATCACAGACATAACTTGCATTGATTTGTCATCTGTTGCAGTAGAGAGGATGAAGGAAAGGCTGTTGTCTAAGGGATACGAAG AAATAAAAGTCCTGGAAGCAGACATGCTAGACCTTCCCTTTAGCAATGAGTGTTTTGATGTGGTTATTGAGAAAGGAACCATG GATGTACTGTTTGTGGACAGTGGTGACCCATGGAATCCACAGCCGGCAACAATATCCAAGGTCATGGCAATGCTTGAAGGTGTTCATAAAGTTTTGAAACCCAACGGCATTTTCATATCTATTACTTTCGGCCAg CCACATTTCAGGAAACCTTTCTTTCATAATGCCAAGTTTACGTGGTCGATCGAATGGAGTACTTTTGGAGATGGATTTCActattttttctatatattgAGGAAG GGACTCCGGTGTTTAGATGATGAGGACTCCATTGAAAAGATCCAGATGCCATCAATTTCTCTATATCATGAAGAGTTAGAGGGTGAAGATTATATTTTTCGAACCAATATAGAGGAGTTAAACAGTTAG
- the LOC105779211 gene encoding tubulin alpha-2 chain, with protein sequence MRECISIHIGQAGIQVGNACWELYCLEHGIQPDGQMPSDKTVGGGDDAFNTFFSETGAGKHVPRAVFVDLEPTVIDEVRTGAYRQLFHPEQLISGKEDAANNFARGHYTIGKEIVDLCLDRIRKLADNCTGLQGFLVFNAVGGGTGSGLGSLLLERLSVDYGKKSKLGFTVYPSPQVSTSVVEPYNSVLSTHSLLEHTDVAVLLDNEAIYDICRRSLDIERPTYTNLNRLVSQVISSLTASLRFDGALNVDVTEFQTNLVPYPRIHFMLSSYAPVISAEKAYHEQLSVAEITNSAFEPSSMMAKCDPRHGKYMACCLMYRGDVVPKDVNAAVASIKTKRTIQFVDWCPTGFKCGINYQPPTVVPGGDLAKVQRAVCMISNSTSVAEVFSRIDHKFDLMYAKRAFIHWYVGEGMEEGEFSEAREDLAALEKDYEEVGAESAEGDEGEDDEY encoded by the exons ATGAGAGAGTGCATTTCGATTCACATTGGTCAGGCCGGTATCCAGGTCGGAAACGCCTGCTGGGAGCTTTACTGCCTCGAGCATGGAATCCAG CCTGATGGTCAGATGCCAAGTGACAAAACTGTCGGAGGAGGTGATGATGCTTTTAACACCTTTTTCAGTGAAACTGGTGCTGGGAAGCACGTCCCTCGTGCCGTCTTTGTGGATCTTGAACCCACTGTTATTGATGAAGTGAGAACTGGTGCTTACCGCCAGCTCTTCCACCCAGAACAACTCATCAGCGGCAAGGAAGACGCAGCTAACAACTTTGCCCGTGGTCACTACACTATTGGCAAGGAGATTGTTGACCTCTGTTTGGACCGCATCAGGAAACTTGCTGATAACTGCACTGGTCTTCAAGGGTTCCTTGTTTTCAACGCTGTTGGTGGAGGTACCGGGTCCGGTCTTGGTTCTCTCCTTTTGGAGCGTTTGTCTGTCGATTATGGCAAGAAATCCAAGTTGGGTTTCACTGTCTACCCATCTCCTCAGGTCTCCACTTCTGTTGTTGAGCCTTACAACAGTGTTCTCTCAACTCACTCCCTTTTGGAGCACACTGATGTGGCTGTTCTCCTTGACAATGAAGCTATCTACGACATTTGCAGGCGTTCTCTTGACATTGAGCGGCCCACCTACACCAATCTTAACCGTCTTGTCTCCCAGGTCATTTCCTCCTTGACTGCCTCACTGAGGTTTGATGGTGCCTTGAATGTCGATGTGACTGAATTCCAAACCAACTTGGTTCCCTACCCAAGAATCCACTTCATGCTTTCCTCGTATGCTCCAGTCATCTCTGCTGAGAAGGCTTACCACGAGCAGCTCTCAGTTGCTGAAATCACCAATAGTGCCTTTGAGCCCTCATCTATGATGGCTAAGTGCGATCCACGCCATGGAAAGTACATGGCTTGCTGTTTGATGTACCGTGGTGATGTTGTTCCCAAGGACGTCAATGCTGCAGTCGCCTCCATTAAGACCAAGCGCACCATTCAGTTTGTCGATTGGTGTCCTACTGGATTCAAGTGCGGTATCAACTACCAACCACCCACTGTTGTCCCTGGTGGTGATCTCGCCAAGGTCCAGAGAGCTGTTTGCATGATTTCTAACTCCACCAGTGTTGCTGAAGTCTTCTCTCGCATTGACCATAAGTTTGATCTTATGTATGCCAAACGTGCCTTCATTCACTGGTATGTTGGTGAGGGTATGGAAGAAGGAGAATTCTCAGAGGCTCGTGAGGATCTTGCTGCATTGGAGAAGGATTATGAAGAAGTTGGTGCTGAGTCGGCTGAGGGTGATGAGGGTGAAGATGATGAGTACTAA
- the LOC105779209 gene encoding uncharacterized protein LOC105779209 has protein sequence MSSMEIDFKQYQLRCQLRGHEDDVRGICVCGSEGIATSSRDRTVRFWSLDSSDKRKYVSSKMLLGHSSFVGPLAWIAPDEEFPEGGIVSGGMDTMVFVWDLRTGEKVQSLKGHQLQVTGVVLDGGDIISSSVDCTLRRWRKGQPVESWEAHKSAIQAVIKLPSGELVSGSTDTTLKLWRGKTCLHTFSGHTDTVRGLGVMHGLGILSASHDGSIMLWAQSGEVLMVMVGHTSIVYSVDAHVSGLIVSGSEDRFTKIWKDGVCVQSLEHPGCVWDAKFLENGDIVTACSDGVVRIWTVDQENIADPVELEAYASELSEYKLSRKSVGGLKLVDLPGLEALQIPGTSDGQTKIVREGDNGVAYSWNMREQKWDKIGEVVDGPDDSMKRSVLDGVQYDYVFDVDIGDGEPIRKLPYNRSDNPYDTADKWLLKENLPLSYRQQIVEFILQNTGQKDFNIDPTFRDPYTGSSAYVPGQPSYASGIAAKPTFKHIPKRGMLVFDAAQFDGILKKISEFNNTLLADSEKKDFSLTEPEISRLGAIVKILKDTSHYHTSRFADVDIALLLKLLKSWPVAMIFPVIDMLRMTVLHPDGATVLLRHVEVNDVVMEMIMKATTDPALPANLLTSIRAVTNFFKNSSYYSWLQKHRSDILDAFSSCLASPNKNLQLAYSTLILNYAVLLIEKQDEEGQSHVLSAALEIAEQETLEIDSRFRALVAIGSLMLEGLVKKLAMDFDVGNIAKAAKASKEAKIAEIGADIELLTKQS, from the exons ATGAGTTCCATGGAAATCGATTTCAAACAATATCAACTCCGCTGCCAATTACGAGGCCACGAAGACGAT gtTCGTGGAATATGTGTTTGTGGAAGTGAAGGTATAGCCACTTCTTCGAGAGACAGAACGGTTAGGTTCTGGTCTCTTGATTCGTCAGATAAGCGTAAGTATGTTTCGTCTAAGATGCTATTAGGGCATTCGAGTTTCGTCGGTCCATTGGCTTGGATTGCACCGGATGAGGAGTTTCCTGAAGGTGGAATTGTTTCCGGTGGGATGGATACCATGGTTTTTGTTTGGGACTTGAGGACTGGAGAGAAAGTGCAGTCATTGAAGGGTCACCAACTGCAGGTTACCGGTGTTGTATTGGACGGTGGGGATATCATTTCCTCATCGGTTGATTG CACTTTAAGACGATGGAGGAAGGGTCAACCTGTTGAATCCTGGGAGGCACACAAGTCGGCCATTCAAGCTGTAATAAAGCTTCCTTCAGGAGAGCTAGTTTCAG GTTCGACTGACACAACCTTGAAACTTTGGAGAGGCAAGACTTGTTTGCACACTTTTTCTGGGCATACTG ATACTGTTCGGGGTTTGGGAGTTATGCATGGATTGGGGATTCTTTCTGCGTCACATGATGG TTCCATCATGTTATGGGCTCAAAGTGGCGAAGTATTAATGGTGATGGTTGGTCATACTTCCATTGTCTACTCAGTTGATGCTCATGTTTCTGGACTTATTGTCAGTGGTAGCGAAGATCGTTTTACAAAGATATGGAAAG ATGGGGTCTGTGTGCAAAGCTTAGAGCACCCTGGTTGTGTTTGGGATGctaaatttttggaaaatggaGATATTGTGACTGCATGTTCAGATGGAGTTGTAAGAATTTGGACAGTAGATCAGGAGAACATTGCAGATCCTGTGGAACTTGAGGCATATGCTTCAGAACTCTCCGAATACAAATTGAGTAG GAAGAGTGTTGGTGGTTTGAAATTGGTAGATTTACCTGGGCTTGAGGCTTTGCAGATTCCAG GAACTAGTGATGGCCAGACAAAAATTGTTAGAGAAGGCGACAATGGAGTAGCTTATTCATGGAATATGAGAGAACAGAAATGGGATAAG ATTGGTGAAGTAGTTGATGGTCCAGATGACAGCATGAAGCGTTCGGTTCTTGATGGAGTTCAATATGATTATG TATTTGATGTTGATATTGGCGATGGGGAGCCTATACGTAAGTTACCTTATAATCGATCAG ATAATCCGTATGACACTGCTGATAAGTGGCTTCTGAAGGAGAACCTTCCTCTTTCTTACCGTCAACAAATCGTGGAGTTTATACTTCAAAATACTGGGCAAAAGGATTTCAATATTGATCCAACATTTCGTGATCCATATACTGGCT CTAGTGCTTATGTACCTGGACAGCCATCATATGCTTCTG GTATTGCGGCTAAACCTACCTTTAAACATATCCCAAAG AGAGGAATGCTGGTTTTTGATGCGGCTCAATTTGATGGCAtcctcaaaaaaatttcagagTTCAACAACACACTACTGGCTGACTCG GAAAAAAAGGACTTCTCTTTGACAGAACCGGAGATCTCTAGACTGGGTGCTATTGTTAAAATTCTGAAGGACACATCACATTACCATACGAGCAGGTTTGCTGATGTTGACATTGCGTTGTTGCTGAAATTGCTGAAATCATGGCCAGTTGCCATGATATTTCCTG TTATTGACATGCTGAGGATGACCGTTCTGCACCCTGATGGGGCAACTGTACTTCTCAGGCATGTTGAAGTCAATG ATGTGGTAATGGAAATGATTATGAAAGCCACGACTGATCCTGCACTTCCTGCAAATCTTTTAACCAGCATCCGTGCTGTAACTAACTTTTTCAAGAATTCGAGCTACTACAGCTGGCTGCAAAAGCATCGTAGTGAT ATTCTTGATGCATTTTCAAGTTGTCTTGCATCACCAAACAAGAATTTACAGTTGGCTTATTCAACCCTGATACTAAA TTATGCGGTGCTGCTAATTGAAAAGCAGGATGAAGAAGGTCAATCCCATGTTCTTTCAGCAGCTTTAGAG ATTGCTGAACAGGAAACTCTAGAGATTGATTCAAGGTTCCGAGCTTTAGTTGCCATTGGATCACTG ATGCTTGAGGGTCTGGTGAAAAAACTAGCAATGGACTTTGATGTTGGGAACATTGCCAAAGCAGCAAAGGCTTCTAAGGAAGCCAAGATTGCAGAAATTGGAGCTGACATTGAACTGTTAACAAAACAGAGTTGA
- the LOC105780006 gene encoding pre-mRNA-processing protein 40A, which produces MDPSQNFPPPMSGQFRPVVPSQQPQQFVSVPPQQFQPVGRGVTVMNAGFPSQTPQPQIPQVMQQLPARPGQPGHILPPPPSVSLPAAQPNLHVNPGASVPQPNIQAPNNYFPGVPASHLSSSYTFAPSSYGQVTVSHNAMAQYQPMAQLQAPNVPVGGQVGIHVSQSTSVTSAQQIGEQPSASTATIPPKPTEEALTDWIEHTSANGRRYYYNKKTRQSSWEKPLELMTPIERADASTNWKEYTSPDGRKYYYNKVTNLSTWSLPEELKLAREQVEMASAKGPLSDVSSHIPAPVPPASKAQSGADTPSTIIQGASSSPVPVAPVPSSSKIESVVVSGSDLPVATSSTVTNVDVVQIVEDTITPSVAVSESSEVSLSVADAATTLMNNISKVSSLDMVSSEGVSTQNADETVKDVVVSEKINNALEEKAIDQESLTYASKQEAKDAFKALLESANVGSDWTWDQAMRVIINDKRYGALRTLGERKQAFNEFLGQKKKQDAEERRIKQKKAREEYKKMLEECLELTSSTRWSKAVTMFENDERYKAVEREKDRKDFFENYIDELRQKERVKAQEQRKQNVMEYRRFLESCDFIKANSQWRKVQDRLETDERCSRLDKIDRLEIFQEYIRDLEKEEEEQRRIQKEELRKTERKNRDEFRKLVEGHVAAGTLTAKTHWRDYCMMVKDSPPFLAVASNTSGPTPKDLFEDVAEELQKQYDDDKARVKDAVKLRKICLASTWTLEDLKAAILEDISSPPISDVNLKLIFEELLERVKEKEEKEAKKRKRLADDFFDLLHSMKEITSSSAWEDCKHLLESSQEFSSIGDEDICKGIFDEYVKQLKGDAKEKERRRKEDKAKKEKERDERERRKEKHGRDKERGYEREKEEHLREEPSEAHGDISEVHDENENKRSGKEDSKKHRKRHQSSVDNSNETEKDRTKTHRHSSDRRKSKKHASTPESDNESRHKRHKRDHRNGSRRNLDPEELEDGEFGERESQ; this is translated from the exons ATGGACCCTTCTCAAAATTTTCCCCCACCTATGTCTGGTCAG TTCCGACCTGTTGTTCCATCTCAGCAGCCACAACAATTTGTTTCAGTGCCTCCTCAGCAGTTTCAACCCGTTGGCAGAGGAGTTACTGTGATGAATGCTGGATTTCCTTCTCAGACCCCACAACCCCAAATTCCTCAAGTAATGCAGCAATTACCTGCTAGACCAGGCCAGCCAGGCCATATTCTACCTCCACCACCCTCAGTTTCATTGCCAGCTGCTCAGCCTAATCTACATGTTAATCCAGGGGCATCGGTGCCTCAACCTAATATTCAAGCGCCAAACAACTATTTTCCTGGGGTCCCAGCATCACACCTCTCTTCATCATATACC TTTGCACCGTCTTCTTATGGCCAGGTAACGGTGTCTCATAATGCCATGGCTCAATATCAACCCATGGCACAATTGCAGGCACCTAATGTTCCTGTTGGAGGCCAGGTGGGTATCCATGTGAGTCAGAGTACTTCTGTCACATCCGCACAGCAAATTGGTGAACAACCTTCTGCTTCCACAGCTACTATTCCG CCGAAGCCCACTGAAGAGGCTTTAACAGACTGGATTGAACACACTTCTGCAAATGGACGAAG GTATTATTACAATAAGAAGACACGGCAATCTAGTTGGGAGAAGCCATTGGAATTGATGACACCGATTGAG AGGGCGGATGCATCGACTAACTGGAAAGAATATACTAGTCCTGATGGAAGAAA GTATTACTACAACAAGGTTACCAATCTATCAACATGGTCACTCCCTGAAGAGCTGAAG TTGGCTCGTGAACAAGTAGAAATGGCGTCTGCCAAAGGACCACTGTCAGATGTTTCTTCTCATATTCCAGCTCCTGTACCTCCTGCAAGTAAAGCACAATCTGGTGCTGATACACCGTCTACAATAATTCAAGGAGCTTCCTCAAGTCCGGTTCCAGTGGCACCAGTTCCTTCTAGTAGTAAAATTGAATCTGTGGTGGTTTCTGGGTCAGATTTACCTGTTGCAACTTCTTCAACAGTGACCAATGTAGATGTGGTTCAGATAGTTGAGGATACTATCACACCATCTGTTGCTGTTTCAGAAAGTTCTGAAGTTTCTCTCTCAGTGGCTGATGCTGCTACGACACTGAT GAATAATATCAGCAAAGTTTCTTCTTTGGATATGGTTAGTTCTGAAGGAGTTTCAACACAAAATGCAGAT GAAACTGTAAAAGATGTGGTAGTGAGTGAGAAAATTAACAATGCATTGGAAGAGAAAGCAATTGATCAAGAATCTTTGACTTATGCCAGCAAGCAA GAGGCTAAAGATGCATTCAAAGCTCTTTTGGAGTCTGCAAATGTTGGTTCTGACTGGACATGGGATCAG GCCATGAGAGTAATAATAAACGACAAAAGATATGGTGCTTTGAGAACACTTGGGGAGAGAAAGCAAGCTTTTAATGAG tttttgggtcaaaagaaaaaacaggATGCTGAGGAAAGGCGGATTAAACAGAAAAAAGCCCGggaagaatataaaaaaatgttagaa GAGTGCTTGGAGTTGACGTCATCCACAAGATGGag CAAAGCAGTTACTATGTTCGAAAATGATGAGAGGTATAAAGCTGTTGAACGGGAGAAGGATAGGAAGGATTTTTTTGAGAATTACATCGATGAACTCAGGCAAAAG GAACGGGTGAAGGCACAGGAGCAGCGTAAGCAGAATGTTATGGAGTACAGAAGATTTTTGGAATCTTGTGACTTCATTAAG GCAAATAGCCAGTGGCGAAAAGTTCAGGACCGCTTAGAGACTGACGAAAGATGTTCACGTCTTGACAAAATTGACCGCTTGGAAATATTTCAG GAATATATACGTGACTTAGAGAAGGAAGAAGAGGAGCAGAGGAGGATACAAAAG GAAGAACTGAGGAAGACAGAGCGTAAAAATCGTGATGAGTTCCGCAAGTTGGTGGAAGGACATGTTGCTGCAGGAACACTTACCGCCAAAACCCATTGGCGTGATTATTGCATGATG GTTAAAGATTCGCCTCCCTTCCTAGCAGTTGCATCCAACACCTCAGGTCCAACTCCAAAAGATTTGTTTGAAGATGTAGCTGAGGAGCTTCAGAAACAG TACGATGATGATAAAGCTCGAGTAAAGGATGCAGTGAAGTTGAGAAAG atttgtttggcATCAACTTGGACTCTAGAAGACTTGAAGGCTGCCATTTTGGAGGATATTAGCTCTCCACCTATATCGGATGTTAACTTGAag CTGATTTTTGAGGAATTACTTGAAAGGGTCAAGGAGAAGGAGGAGAAAGAAGCTAAGAAGCGTAAACGTCTTGCTGATGACTTCTTTGATTTATTGCATTCTATGAAG GAGATTACATCATCTTCAGCATGGGAGGATTGCAAACATCTTCTTGAAAGTAGTCAGGAATTCAG TTCCATTGGGGATGAAGACATCTGCAAGGGGATATTTGATGAATACGTAAAACAGTTGAAAGGAGATGCAAAAGAGAAGGAACGAAGACGGAAAGAAGACAAG GCAAAGAAGGAAAAGGAGAGAGATGAGAGGGAGAGGAGGAAGGAGAAGCATGGAAGGGACAAAGAGAGAGGATACGAGAGAGAAAAGGAGGAACACTTGAGGGAGGAACCTTCAGAAGCACATGGTGATATAAGTGAAGttcatgatgaaaatgaaaataaacggTCAGGAAAAGAAGACAGCAAGAAACATCGTAAACGACATCAAAGTTCAGTGGACAATTCAAACGAAACTGAAAAAGATCGGACTAAGACCCACAGGCATAGCAGTGATCGCAGAAAATCAAAAAAG CACGCATCGACACCTGAATCTGATAACGAAAGCAGGCATAAGAGACACAAGCGAGACCATCGGAACGGTTCACGTAGAAATCTTGACCCCGAGGAACTTGAAGACGGAGAATTTGGTGAAAGGGAAAGTCAGTAG